A single genomic interval of Armigeres subalbatus isolate Guangzhou_Male chromosome 1, GZ_Asu_2, whole genome shotgun sequence harbors:
- the LOC134206236 gene encoding zinc finger and SCAN domain-containing protein 21-like isoform X2, translating into MTNFQRQCITEHLKAEEKDEGDALHEFTPARLQTLLKYFRIIPGFLKNPANYPRTLNLIANDLNESTFQKSATEILHAIEHWKTRVGLLTADPSEPARPTDRELQRLLMALETRLTHSQITLILQHMEVVGSDADGLWATIAVEMRALKHPPRPEVYWRRGFEEWCSNARDQFRDDPEAVTALQQRFIDFAGEQVELADNGSGPEVDALELVMNHCRTCLKMLRAADPKAYLFEAAGTETTLADKINVCFGTEMGLEERLPKYVCRKCVEKVEGAYALKMQIDRTGEELQNLIGEYRKTNTVVEADMKNEHCEEIVALEFLEEHAEMMEEKYVEPLEEEVPAEDNILYNWEEVYDNEMIVGQEEHEDVSETHEAECSDVVLDGEEDYLEADEEETYVNQESKKRKPKSKKKAPRKNLADLNDKFYPCPECKVILRTYELWKAHRARHVEEKRYTCKVCSKQFRSSTTLRIHQRTHTNERPYVCEICSKSFVQSTNLVYHMKVHRDIRNYPCDQCAYKARNKNDLNLHKRTHSGARPYVCVHCECPFTTSSNLSKHIRRRHMGEKKFQCKECEKTFTTKETAQKHMVRHTGKKPYSCPECSSTYGWYNGLQKHMKSMHPGVSIPTEKTMIVASLAAADVDQSQEGVDE; encoded by the exons ATGACAAACTTTCAAAGGCAATGTATTACCGAGCATTTAAAAGCTGAAGAAAAA gaTGAGGGAGATGCTCTCCATGAATTCACTCCAGCGCGATTGCAGACCCTGCTGAAATACTTCCGCATCATTCCgggttttctgaaaaatcctgCCAACTATCCACGCACCCTGAATCTCATAGCCAATGACCTGAACGAATCGACATTCCAAAAATCCGCCACCGAAATCCTACACGCCATCGAACACTGGAAGACTCGGGTTGGTCTGCTGACGGCAGATCCGTCGGAACCAGCTCGCCCAACGGACCGGGAACTGCAACGGTTGCTCATGGCCCTGGAAACCCGTCTGACACATTCCCAAATTACGCTAATATTGCAACACATGGAAGTGGTGGGCAGTGATGCGGATGGCCTTTGGGCTACTATTGCGGTGGAGATGCGCGCTTTGAAGCATCCGCCTCGTCCGGAAGTTTACTGGCGACGGGGATTTGAGGAGTGGTGCAGCAATGCGAGGGATCAATTTCGGGACGATCCGGAAGCGGTGACGGCATTGCAGCAGAGGTTCATTGATTTTGCCGGTGAGCAAGTTGAGCTGGCCGACAATGGAAGTGGGCCGGAAGTGGACGCCTTGGAGCTGGTGATGAACCACTGCCGGACTTGTTTAAAAATGCTCAGGGCAGCCGATCCGAAGGCGTACCTGTTTGAAGCGGCCGGGACAGAGACTACACTGGCCGATAAGATTAATGTTTGCTTTGGGACGGAGATGGGATTGGAGGAGCGATTGCCAAAGTACGTTTGCCGAAAATGTGTGGAAAAGGTGGAGGGGGCGTATGCGTTGAAAATGCAGATCGACCGTACCGGTGAGGAGTTGCAGAACTTGATTGGGGAGTATAGAAAGACGAATACCGTGGTTGAGGCAGATATGAAAAATGAGCATTGCGAAGAGATTGTCGCGCTAGAATTTTTGGAAGAGCATGCAGAGATGATGGAGGAAAAATATGTTGAACCTTTGGAGGAAGAAGTACCTGCAGAGGACAATATCTTGTATAATTGGGAAGAGGTgtatgataatgaaatgattgtTGGTCAAGAGGAGCACGAAGATGTGAGCGAGACGCATGAAGCTGAGTGTTCTGATGTAGTATTGGATGGCGAAGAGGATTATCTGGAAGCTGATGAGGAGGAAACATATGTCAATCAGGAATCGAAAAAGAG GAAAcctaaatcaaagaaaaaagcGCCACGCAAAAATCTAGCCGACTTGAACGACAAGTTCTATCCGTGCCCAGAATGTAAAGTTATCCTGCGAACGTACGAGCTTTGGAAGGCACATAGAGCTCGACATGTTGAAGAAAAACGGTATACCTGTAAGGTCTGCTCCAAGCAATTCCGTTCCTCTACGACTTTAAGAATTCATCAGCGAACACACACCAATGAACGCCCCTACGTTTGTGAG ATCTGTAGTAAAAGCTTTGTTCAAAGCACAAACCTAGTCTATCACATGAAAGTTCACAGAGACATTAGAAATTATCCTTGCGATCAGTGCGCGTATAAAGCTCGCAACAAAAACGATCTAAATCTTCACAAGCGCACCCACTCAGGGGCTCGTCCATATGTTTGTGTGCATTGTGAATGTCCATTCACCACTTCCAGCAACCTTAGCAAGCATATCAGGCGACGGCACATGGGCGAGAAGAAGTTCCAG TGCAAAGAATGTGAAAAGACATTCACTACCAAGGAAACGGCCCAGAAGCACATGGTGAGGCACACTGGCAAGAAACCGTATTCCTGTCCGGAGTGTTCTTCCACGTACGGGTGGTACAATGGACTGCAAAAGCACATGAAGTCCATGCATCCGGGGGTGTCGATCCCCACTGAGAAAACCATGATTGTGGCCTCACTGGCGGCAGCTGATGTGGATCAATCGCAGGAAGGAGTAGACGAATGA
- the LOC134206236 gene encoding zinc finger and SCAN domain-containing protein 21-like isoform X1, with translation MTNFQRQCITEHLKAEEKDEGDALHEFTPARLQTLLKYFRIIPGFLKNPANYPRTLNLIANDLNESTFQKSATEILHAIEHWKTRVGLLTADPSEPARPTDRELQRLLMALETRLTHSQITLILQHMEVVGSDADGLWATIAVEMRALKHPPRPEVYWRRGFEEWCSNARDQFRDDPEAVTALQQRFIDFAGEQVELADNGSGPEVDALELVMNHCRTCLKMLRAADPKAYLFEAAGTETTLADKINVCFGTEMGLEERLPKYVCRKCVEKVEGAYALKMQIDRTGEELQNLIGEYRKTNTVVEADMKNEHCEEIVALEFLEEHAEMMEEKYVEPLEEEVPAEDNILYNWEEVYDNEMIVGQEEHEDVSETHEAECSDVVLDGEEDYLEADEEETYVNQESKKRKPKSKKKAPRKNLADLNDKFYPCPECKVILRTYELWKAHRARHVEEKRYTCKVCSKQFRSSTTLRIHQRTHTNERPYVCEVCSKAFRTYSQLKAHGFVHNPADRPVQCEYCSYRTSTKSSLSIHMKSHLNARPYVCAYCKTGFRTSSNMHKHVRNMHESKRSFECKECEKTFTTKETAQKHMVRHTGKKPYSCPECSSTYGWYNGLQKHMKSMHPGVSIPTEKTMIVASLAAADVDQSQEGVDE, from the exons ATGACAAACTTTCAAAGGCAATGTATTACCGAGCATTTAAAAGCTGAAGAAAAA gaTGAGGGAGATGCTCTCCATGAATTCACTCCAGCGCGATTGCAGACCCTGCTGAAATACTTCCGCATCATTCCgggttttctgaaaaatcctgCCAACTATCCACGCACCCTGAATCTCATAGCCAATGACCTGAACGAATCGACATTCCAAAAATCCGCCACCGAAATCCTACACGCCATCGAACACTGGAAGACTCGGGTTGGTCTGCTGACGGCAGATCCGTCGGAACCAGCTCGCCCAACGGACCGGGAACTGCAACGGTTGCTCATGGCCCTGGAAACCCGTCTGACACATTCCCAAATTACGCTAATATTGCAACACATGGAAGTGGTGGGCAGTGATGCGGATGGCCTTTGGGCTACTATTGCGGTGGAGATGCGCGCTTTGAAGCATCCGCCTCGTCCGGAAGTTTACTGGCGACGGGGATTTGAGGAGTGGTGCAGCAATGCGAGGGATCAATTTCGGGACGATCCGGAAGCGGTGACGGCATTGCAGCAGAGGTTCATTGATTTTGCCGGTGAGCAAGTTGAGCTGGCCGACAATGGAAGTGGGCCGGAAGTGGACGCCTTGGAGCTGGTGATGAACCACTGCCGGACTTGTTTAAAAATGCTCAGGGCAGCCGATCCGAAGGCGTACCTGTTTGAAGCGGCCGGGACAGAGACTACACTGGCCGATAAGATTAATGTTTGCTTTGGGACGGAGATGGGATTGGAGGAGCGATTGCCAAAGTACGTTTGCCGAAAATGTGTGGAAAAGGTGGAGGGGGCGTATGCGTTGAAAATGCAGATCGACCGTACCGGTGAGGAGTTGCAGAACTTGATTGGGGAGTATAGAAAGACGAATACCGTGGTTGAGGCAGATATGAAAAATGAGCATTGCGAAGAGATTGTCGCGCTAGAATTTTTGGAAGAGCATGCAGAGATGATGGAGGAAAAATATGTTGAACCTTTGGAGGAAGAAGTACCTGCAGAGGACAATATCTTGTATAATTGGGAAGAGGTgtatgataatgaaatgattgtTGGTCAAGAGGAGCACGAAGATGTGAGCGAGACGCATGAAGCTGAGTGTTCTGATGTAGTATTGGATGGCGAAGAGGATTATCTGGAAGCTGATGAGGAGGAAACATATGTCAATCAGGAATCGAAAAAGAG GAAAcctaaatcaaagaaaaaagcGCCACGCAAAAATCTAGCCGACTTGAACGACAAGTTCTATCCGTGCCCAGAATGTAAAGTTATCCTGCGAACGTACGAGCTTTGGAAGGCACATAGAGCTCGACATGTTGAAGAAAAACGGTATACCTGTAAGGTCTGCTCCAAGCAATTCCGTTCCTCTACGACTTTAAGAATTCATCAGCGAACACACACCAATGAACGCCCCTACGTTTGTGAG GTGTGCAGTAAAGCTTTCCGAACATACAGCCAGCTAAAGGCTCACGGTTTCGTGCATAACCCGGCAGATCGTCCGGTGCAGTGCGAGTACTGTTCTTATCGGACGAGCACTAAATCGTCACTGTCTATTCATATGAAGTCGCACTTGAACGCTCGGCCTTATGTTTGCGCGTATTGCAAAACGGGATTCCGAACGTCCAGCAATATGCACAAACACGTTCGTAATATGCACGAAAGCAAGCGATCATTTGAG TGCAAAGAATGTGAAAAGACATTCACTACCAAGGAAACGGCCCAGAAGCACATGGTGAGGCACACTGGCAAGAAACCGTATTCCTGTCCGGAGTGTTCTTCCACGTACGGGTGGTACAATGGACTGCAAAAGCACATGAAGTCCATGCATCCGGGGGTGTCGATCCCCACTGAGAAAACCATGATTGTGGCCTCACTGGCGGCAGCTGATGTGGATCAATCGCAGGAAGGAGTAGACGAATGA